Part of the Triticum aestivum cultivar Chinese Spring chromosome 4D, IWGSC CS RefSeq v2.1, whole genome shotgun sequence genome is shown below.
GGCGCGGACTCCAGCGCGCACACGCGCGCGTCCACGCGCCCGGCCGGCGTCTGCTTCGAGGAGGATGCGCCATCATCAGCCAATGATGAGGCCCCGGGATCCTCTGCGCCGACTGGAGAAGCTGCACATGATCAAATTGTCATAGAAGATCCGGTGGAAGCAGATTCTGCTACAGGAGTTTCTGCCCCGGGATTCTCTGTGGCTGGTGATCCTACTGCTGCACCGTCACGACGTACACAACTACAACATGGGGTAATACATCCAGTTAATTATAAACACATAACCAAATATGGTATGGTTTGTTCGACAGGTGAACCAGGTGAACCACATACGCTTGAGGAAGCACTTGGTGATGAAAAGTGAAAGAATGTCATGAATGAAGAATACATGGCACTCAAGAAAAATAAAACCTGGCATTTAGTTCCCCCACACCAAGGTAAAAAtttaattgattgcaagtgggtattCAGAATCAAAAGGAAATCTGATGGAACTATTGATCGCTATAAAGCTAGGCTCGTTGCAAAGGGTTTTAAACAACGgtatggcatagactatgaggacacGTTTAGTCCGGTTGTTAAAGCTGTCACTATCCGTCTTGTTTTGTCTGTTGttgtttccaggggatggagtctcAGGCAACTTGATGTACAGAacacgtttcttcatggtgttctggaagaggaggtatatatgaaacaacctcctgggtttatAAGTAAAAGTGCACCCTCTTATGTCTGCAAATTGGACAAAGCACTCTATGGCTTGAAACAGGCACCAAGAGCATGGTATTCCCGTCTCTGTCACAAAATGCAAACACTTGGTTTTGTTCTTTCAAAGTCTGACACCTCTCTGTTCATCTACAACAAGTccaatacatgcatatttgtcctcatatatgttgatgatattattgtaaCAAGCTCATCTAATGAAGCCATCACAGGACTGTTGAAAAATTTGAGTGCAGATTTTGCcttgaaggatcttggagacttgcattattttcttgggattgaagtatAGAAGCACAAGGATGGACTTCACGTCTCTCAAGAAAAGTATGCAGTTGACTTGGTAAGAAAAGCTGGTTTGCAAGGTTGTAAACCTACACCTACTCCACTATCAAGCTCAGAAAAATTATCCCTCACGCAAGGAACTCTCTTGACTCAAGAGGACAACACAAAATACAGGAGCCTAGTAGGAGCTCTTCAATATCTCACTCTTACCAGGcctgatatttcttttgctgtcaacaaagtatgtcagtttcttcatgcacctacaACTGTCCATTTAATTGCTGCAAAGAGGATAGTTCGATATGTCAAAAACACATTAAGCATGGGTCTTAATTTCAGCAAATCATCTTCTACACTTGTCAGTGCCTTCTCTGATTCTGATTGGGCAGGCTGTCTTGATGATAGACGATCCACTGGTGGTTTTGCTATTTTCTTTGGATCCAACTTGATATCATGGTGTGCTCGCAAACAAGCCACAGTCTCCAGATCCAGTACTGAGGCAGAATACAAGGCTCTGGCAAATGTCATAGCTGAAATCATATGGGTTCAGTCCATGTTGAAGGAACTTGGCATAAAGAGTAAACAAGCTCTTTGTCTGTCGTGTGATAACCTTGGTGCGACTTATCTCTCagctaatccagtgtttcatgccagaactaaacacattgagatagattttcattttgtcagagaaagagttgctcAGAAGCAACTTGACATTCGGTTTGTGCATTCCCGTGACCAAATTGCAGATGGGTTCACAAAGGCATTGCCGATCAAGAGCTTTGAAAACTTCAAGTATAATCTCAACTTAATGCAGTTGTGATTAAGGAAGAGTGTTAAACATACAACATGTCACGTTATGTGACCGGCGCATCTCATAGGAGATAGTTGAGGTAGTTAGGTTGTTAGAGTCTTATGTTTATCTCATGTAATCCAAACCGCATGTATGCGCTGTTATGGGAGGTGCGCCCCATCTATTTAACACGAAGCCGTCGGCCTGAGCAAGGCAAGACGTTCCGCTAGTTCGCAAAACCTAGTGCAGTAGATTCCAGTCCAACACTCTATCATCATATATGCGTGTCAAGAGCTTAATCTGCATCCATTATTTAACACTGTATTTTAGTCGATAATCCTGTACTAGTAAACATGAAGCATGGTTGTCACTGAATCATTTACTTTTTAGGGAGAGAGAAAGAGTGTGGGACTGAAATCAAATCCCCATGTCTAATCCCCTGCTTAATTAATTCCCACATGTAAACTATCTCCCTTTGCCCATTGTAGCCAAACACGCTGTcagggagagagaaagagatagATAGGGTGTTTAGTTATTCCGGTGCTTGTTGCCGGTAGCGTAGCCGCCTGCGTTCTGCGTGTGCTAGGTTTTTCAGGATCAACTTTGTAAGGGGGCTACCTCACCACCTTGTATCCTTCGCCCGTATACTCTTTtagctgttgctttatttataaagcggggcgaaagcctataTCGAGAGTAAGCACAATCAAGGTGCACGTAGTTAGAGAAGCAAATATAGATAACGTGAGCCGTCGTTTCTGAGGTTTGATTGGCGTGCACTGTAGCTACGTACGTTTGCCGGCTACACTACGTACTCCATCGATCGCTAGCCCACAACACGAACGTGACATGCACGCATGATGAGCAAAACAAGGCAAGTATATAATAGAAAAATCAAGGCACATGTGCATGCTTACTGCTCACGTATATCCTGTCCCTGTGTGTAGCACTTAAAAAGTGTTTGACGGAAACGGGATGCGTACACCTTTTTTTGATAAATGATGTTTTTGTTAACTCAAAATGCCGCAATAAGTATATGCGCTCTTCacaaagtagtgatctaaacatttttatatttctttatgaaGGGAGTACAAAGCAGGATGAACGGCGTGGAGCCAACCCAAACAATCCGACGAGTAAAAAACGTGAGCTCTGCCGACGAATAAGAAACACGAGCTCTGCCGACAAAGCATTTAGCACAGCCATTCACATATTCCAAATTTccaatttttttacacaaccatgcATCCAGCAATTATATACGTAGTAAAATAAATTTATATGATGCTTTTACCACAAGGTTGGATGATTGCTACAGGGCGGCCTCAAGGACAATTATCAACCGCTCTGATCCTGCCACTTTTTCCTGCAGAGGGGTGGGGAAAAAAGCATGCGTGCGTGGGTGCGTGGGGGGCCGTGGCCACCTTGATGCGTGTCCATGGCATGTGCCgctgctggtgctgctgctacACCTGTCCGTCGCCATAGCTGTGCTGCTTGCCCCTCCACACCAGCTCCACAAAGCGCAAAGAGAGGCCGGCAGGCACGAGGGAAGAAGATGAAAAGGATGGTGTGCCACTGACTGACCTGACTGGCACTGGCCTGTGCGAGCCAGCAAGAAAGGCTTCTCCTTCTGATTCCTTccttccttccgccgccgccgtcggcgagCCTGGCTGCAGCTGACCGTAGCATCCCTTCACATGGCCCCCTCCTCATGGTTGCTTCCCTAGCACTCCTCTGGCTAGTCTTGTGTggtgatctcctcctcctcctcggctcgGAGCTAGCCacggttcttcatcttcttccctgCTGCGGTGTCGCGATTGTCGGTAAGTAATTCTTGTTCTACTCTTGTCTTGTTTTACAAACATGGTAGTACAAATTGTCTCTGGTGGCGGTTTCGCATGCCCAGCTCCGTTCCTGTGATTACAATAGCAAGAGAAATGTAGTAACAATGGTCAGAACCAAACCAGAGTGAAAGTAGGACAATCCTGTTCTACGTTGGTATTGGACCAGCAGGAACATACCAATCAGAACATGGTCATTTGCAGCCAACTCTAATTGTTTGTTCATCTAACCGCAGCAGAGTGCAGAAATTTTCTGCCACCACGCTTGCTTGCTGCAAGAGGATTGGCACCATGAACTGATCGAACAACTCACACTGCTGCCGGGTAATTGAGCTTCAGAGCGCAGTTAGAAGAAAACCACCGAGAGAATGGGGAAGACGAGCCAGAGACGCGCTACACAGATCCAGGAGAACAATGTTGGGTGCACCTGGGGCCTCATCCGCATGTTCTACTCCCGCCGCGACCCCAAGCTCATCCTTGACAGGAAGCAAGGGAGCACAAGGCACTCCTTCAGTGGCTTTCCTGGTACTGCTTCTCTTAAATGTACAAACCAACAGCTATATTAGTTATGTAAAGACTAAAGACAGAATAGTAGTAGTGATCTAGATAAGTGGGTAGTGCAACAGCAATTCAGTTTCATGACAGTACTATCTTCATTTCTGATGTCCATCCTTCGCTTCACAATTCTCTAGTGCTACAAACTAGCAACTGATCCCTCTAGAACTAACTGAATTTTTTTAAGGCATTCAGGAAATACATCACTCAAGCTTCTTGTTGTAAATTCTGTTATTGGGATTTATACCGCTTCTAGTAACACCCTGCTTGGTTGCAGGAAGAGGGCACTTGAGAAAGAAGTCTAGGGACTTTGAGGAAACAGATGAAGACAGGGATGTAAGTTAATTTTTGTATATCAAATGAAAAACATGCGGTTCTAAGAGTGAAAAATACATATGAATTACTGTTTATTGTAGATCACATAGCGTGTTCGTTAAAACCACAGCTCCACCCAGATGCAGCAGATGCTATATCAAGTTACTTGCATAACAAAATCGCTGTGACTTGTGGTTTCGAAAAGTGCCAACTTGATTCTGATAGCAGCCAAAAAGTTTTCGAAGCAAAGTACAGTTTAATATAAGTTGAGTAATAATAAACTTGGAAAACAGCAGTCCGGATATGATTTCATAAATACAACATTGTTGGGCAGTTGAAGGAACCTCCTTACTGTGTATGGGTTTGTACTGAACTACCATCATTCAGTCCTCTTGATGCAACGGAGACTCTGTTCAAGCTTTTCTATTGTTGTAGTAATATTTACGCTGCATGTCGAAACTTGTTTCCTGGAGACAACTCATGTTTTGGTCTTGTATTTCTCAGAACACGGAGGAATGCAGTACCACGAAACCAACTGTCAAAAGACTCATGGGGGGTGAGCTTGGCAAGCCAAAACATTCGAAGAAGATCCCAAACGATGAGGTTCAAAGGATATTGGCTGACCTGGGACATGATGTCTGTCTGGACAAAAGAACAACACCGAACAGCAAACCAAAGGGAGTCACAGATCCCAGCGCAGACATAGGCATTGCTTCCTCCTCTGAGTGCCTGGATCCCAGTGGTTCAAAATGCATGGAACAGGTGGAAGAAGATGGCCTTGAGCTTGCTTTGTCAGATTTCCTGGGACAAGTCTATAAGTACCACGATGAAGGGCCGCATGATGATTGCAGGAATAAGAGTGAACCATACCCTGAATTAGAGTCCATTATCCATACAAAGCTTAATGAGTATAACAATCCTCCCTGTGACCTTGCTTATGAGAAAACTCCGGTGAGCGAGGAAAAGCAGCTTGTTGACAACAAACATATTTGCAACAGACATGTAGGGGCCAGGTTAGAGCCCAAAAAAATGCTTGAAAAAACTAACATTGTTGAAGATACAAAGGCTTCAAATCAGCGTGAGTTGACTATCAAAACAAAGAATAAAGAGAGCAGAAATATATTTTTCTGGAAGAAAGATAAACCAAGCAGAACACATGCATCAGAGGGAAGGTCTTCTCAGCCAGTTAACAAAATAGTAATACTCAAGCCGAATCCAAGGAGAGGCTTTGATCCTACAGTAGCAACTGCATCGACATACTTACATCAGCAATCAGGTGGAATTCAAGCTCCAGAATACAGTGCAGCTGAATGTTCAACATTTTCAGTTAAGGAAGtcaggagaagattcagaatcgTGACCGGAGAAACTAGAAAAGGAAGACCCCCAATGAACGAAGATGATGTACAAAGAGATCCGTGTTTGCTCAGAGATTCATTTACAATTATAAAGGATTCCAGACAGGCCCCTCCAGCTACTGATAAAAATGATGTTCGACCTTCAAACAGCAGTAAACACAAGCAAATAAATCATTCACTAGGTGGTTTCAACAGAGACGTATCCACGTCAAAGGATGCATCCACCTTCTACGCAGAAGCCAAAAAACATTTAACAGAAATCCTGAAGGACAATACTCATACTGGCCAGTATCCAAGTCCTTCAGTTCAGGTCTCAAGGTCCTTGGTAGGAATGCTTTCCCTCCCTCAATGCAGTACCCCATCATCACCTGGGAATACCCCAAGGGTAAGAGAATGTATTGAACATTCACAGGAAGAGAAAAATATTTGTGCCATACACAAGGCTGAGGGGGAAGAATCTGCAGAAGAAGGAAATAAAACAGAGGGAGATTCAGGGAGTGCTGAATGTGGTCCTAATGAAGCAACAGTTGAACAAGCGGATCAAGAAAGATATTATTACAAGGAAGAAGACACACAACAAGGTGAGTGATTACAGAATACAAAATTATCAAATACTGCATGGATATTATATTAACAGAATATGAATACTTGCAGACGTTGAACTTGATATTGGTTGTATTGAAGAAACTGACAATCTGGATCCCTCGCAAGCAATTCGGAATGCGCAATGCATTCCAGCAGAGCAACACACATATTACTCAGCCCCAGTATGTTCAAGACAATATTTATTGCTATTTCATCTAGTTTCCGTTGATGTGCTAGTTTAATAATTTTTTTGAATGTCTGCATTGAAGGAAACGACAGAAGCAGCAGAACCAGGTAAAGAGCATGCTGAGATTTGTCCAGGTTCCCCTGAGAATATTGTCGAGATGCTAGAGCACCAAGAGCCAGAAACTCCCAGACGAAGCGCGTCACTTGGACCAACATCACAAGAGGAAAACTATGAAAAGCAAGAGCAACCCAGTCCTGTGTCTATTCTTGATCCATTCTTCCATGAAGATGTCGACAGCCCTGAAAATAAGAGCCCAATACAATGTAATATTCAATTGATAAAAAAATCTAATGTATGCTTACCATTGACCTTCAGAAAAACAAAGTGTTTTTTTTTAAATCTAATGGTTTCATCTCCCAAAATGACCTACAGGTGAGTTGCGCCAAGATGTCTCGAGTCCCCACCAGTACTACCAAGATGATGGATCAGACCCAGAGGAGATCTTCTGGGAGGACAAGGATGTCAGGTTAGGTTACATAGAAACAGTACTGGAGCTATCAGAACTATGCACAGACCAGAACTTAGATGTATGGTATCTAGAAGATGAATTGATCAGCACCGGCCTGTTTGAAGAACTGCATCAGGGCAATCATCAAACTGATGATTTCATGCTCTTCTTTGACTGCATCTGTGAAGCTATAACAGCAATTCAGGGGAAACACTTTGGAAACCCCCATTGCTTATCCTTTGTCAGACAAAACATACAGGCACCTCCAATGGGACAGAACCTCATCTCAGAAATAAATAAGCACATTGAGGGCCATCTCTGTTATGAATTTCCAAGCACATTGAACCTGCTAGTTAGTGTGGATCTGGAAGAGGGAACATGGATGAATCTCCGATCGGAAAGTGAGGAGACTGTTGTGGATATATGGGAATTCTTGCTGGATGAACTGCTAGAAGATGTCGCTTATGGCTTGTGGATACAGTCTATCAGGGCGATCAACTCAGAGCATTTGTGTGCTTGCTAATTTGAGTATTAGATACGTAGCTTTTAACATGTTTGGGAGGGCAGAGCCAGTGAGGTTTTTTCCCCCTCTTGTGAAGAAAGCTTGATAGTGTGCAGCTGACGATTACGATGTTGTTCTTGTGCCTTGTGTGGTGTGTGCATATGTGATTTGTGTAACTTGTAGTGTGAGTTAGTTGTGCAAAATACTGTCAAAGTGACACCCATTTCAGTGAAGTTCAGAGTGATCCATAATCAGTGCGCGCATAATCAACACCGATACATATGTCATGCATTCCAGTCATACCCATAACATATCCTACAGCAGTTTCAGAATTCGACAACAGTAAAACATGATAGAACAGAACATACCCATGACATATCCTACAGCAGTTTCAGAATTAAGCAGCAGGACAGGAGGCCGGATTAATGATCAGTCACCAATCAACCGACGAATCAGCTGTTCAGCTGAGCTTCTTGATCGCAGTGCCGCCGCCCGGTTTCTTGGTGACCTCGGGGCTGGACCTGTCCTCCTCCACAGATCCCCTTCCACTAGCCGGGGGAGCTGCgtttcctccctcctcctcgtcgtcgtcgtcgtcgtcggtgaGTTCTATCTCGACGAAGCCCTTCTGTCCCCGCTGCTCCCGGACCCGCGCAAGAAACTCCTCGTCCGGCGGCGGCAGAGGCTCCAGGAATTCCTCGGCCCTCATGAGCGTGTCCAGGTGGAACTGCGGCAAGACCaccctcgtcttctccttctttgTCCTCTCTTCTCCCTTCGCGGCCGCCGC
Proteins encoded:
- the LOC123099093 gene encoding uncharacterized protein; the protein is MGKTSQRRATQIQENNVGCTWGLIRMFYSRRDPKLILDRKQGSTRHSFSGFPGRGHLRKKSRDFEETDEDRDNTEECSTTKPTVKRLMGGELGKPKHSKKIPNDEVQRILADLGHDVCLDKRTTPNSKPKGVTDPSADIGIASSSECLDPSGSKCMEQVEEDGLELALSDFLGQVYKYHDEGPHDDCRNKSEPYPELESIIHTKLNEYNNPPCDLAYEKTPVSEEKQLVDNKHICNRHVGARLEPKKMLEKTNIVEDTKASNQRELTIKTKNKESRNIFFWKKDKPSRTHASEGRSSQPVNKIVILKPNPRRGFDPTVATASTYLHQQSGGIQAPEYSAAECSTFSVKEVRRRFRIVTGETRKGRPPMNEDDVQRDPCLLRDSFTIIKDSRQAPPATDKNDVRPSNSSKHKQINHSLGGFNRDVSTSKDASTFYAEAKKHLTEILKDNTHTGQYPSPSVQVSRSLVGMLSLPQCSTPSSPGNTPRVRECIEHSQEEKNICAIHKAEGEESAEEGNKTEGDSGSAECGPNEATVEQADQERYYYKEEDTQQDVELDIGCIEETDNLDPSQAIRNAQCIPAEQHTYYSAPETTEAAEPGKEHAEICPGSPENIVEMLEHQEPETPRRSASLGPTSQEENYEKQEQPSPVSILDPFFHEDVDSPENKSPIQCELRQDVSSPHQYYQDDGSDPEEIFWEDKDVRLGYIETVLELSELCTDQNLDVWYLEDELISTGLFEELHQGNHQTDDFMLFFDCICEAITAIQGKHFGNPHCLSFVRQNIQAPPMGQNLISEINKHIEGHLCYEFPSTLNLLVSVDLEEGTWMNLRSESEETVVDIWEFLLDELLEDVAYGLWIQSIRAINSEHLCAC